Proteins encoded by one window of Sporocytophaga myxococcoides:
- a CDS encoding DsrE family protein, giving the protein MTDKGYKVVFHLGTNDEQVWKSLIKQIGNVQKEVPAIIVEVITHGLGVELLFSNSRFSNVLEEMANRGILFSACRNTLNERGVSSSSDLISVARIIPSALAHLIFRQSEGWSYIKVGI; this is encoded by the coding sequence ATGACAGACAAGGGATATAAAGTCGTATTTCATTTAGGAACTAATGACGAGCAAGTATGGAAATCATTGATAAAGCAAATTGGAAATGTCCAAAAAGAAGTCCCGGCAATCATAGTGGAAGTCATAACTCACGGTTTGGGGGTGGAGCTGTTGTTCAGCAATAGCAGATTCTCCAATGTTCTGGAAGAAATGGCTAATAGGGGAATTCTGTTTTCAGCTTGCAGGAATACTCTTAATGAAAGGGGCGTGTCTTCTTCCTCTGATTTAATCTCTGTCGCAAGAATAATACCATCTGCATTAGCTCATCTGATATTCAGACAAAGCGAAGGGTGGAGTTATATAAAAGTTGGTATTTGA
- a CDS encoding T9SS type A sorting domain-containing protein, producing the protein MRKISTLFYALLVCLLAFPFANEVLGQAGTIDESFVASKFNSHVRVIKVLSDGKIIVAGEFTSYNGKTVNRIARLNEDGSLDETFNPGGTGANSNIHAVEIQKDGKILIGGSFFSYNGEGTNRLARLNPDGTYDKTFNIGEGFNNIIYAIAIQEDTKIIVGGAFTVFNNSSINRVVRLTSTGAKDDTFVVGTGLNGEPRSIIIQPDQQILAAGLFSTYNGAAAQGVVRVNANGSKDNTFNSSTGTNGEVWDMALQSDGKIILGGAFTKYKSISKNYLVRINSDGTIDNNFAMGTGADEDIHSVTIQKDGKIIIGGEFNTFNKNLEKYLSRLNADGTDDPTFSLEIGPNLPVFATELDADSKILIGGYFLRYADLEHPHLVRLNGSLSPVANVLDAGFNKVFKLYPNPALTNITLELPESSEGAELKIISSSGALKKSIVLSDMMNTIDIKELEKGIYFYEVWSQEAKKINGKLIVQ; encoded by the coding sequence ATGAGAAAAATCTCTACACTTTTTTATGCATTACTTGTTTGTCTGTTAGCTTTTCCCTTTGCTAATGAAGTATTAGGTCAGGCAGGAACGATAGATGAATCGTTTGTAGCAAGTAAATTTAATTCACATGTGAGAGTTATTAAAGTATTGTCAGATGGGAAAATAATTGTTGCAGGAGAGTTTACGAGTTATAATGGAAAAACCGTAAATAGAATAGCACGATTAAACGAGGACGGTTCCCTGGATGAGACCTTTAATCCTGGAGGTACAGGAGCTAACAGCAATATTCATGCTGTGGAAATACAAAAGGATGGTAAAATTTTAATAGGTGGTTCATTCTTTAGTTATAACGGTGAAGGGACAAACAGACTTGCAAGATTAAATCCGGATGGAACTTATGATAAAACATTTAACATTGGAGAGGGATTTAATAATATTATATATGCAATCGCAATTCAGGAAGATACTAAAATTATTGTAGGAGGGGCTTTTACTGTTTTTAACAACAGTAGCATTAATAGAGTCGTTAGACTTACCTCAACAGGGGCAAAAGATGATACCTTTGTTGTTGGTACAGGATTGAATGGAGAACCAAGATCTATTATTATTCAACCAGATCAGCAAATATTGGCAGCCGGGCTTTTTTCGACTTATAATGGTGCAGCAGCTCAAGGTGTTGTCAGAGTCAATGCTAATGGCTCAAAAGACAATACATTTAATAGCAGCACAGGGACTAATGGAGAAGTGTGGGATATGGCTCTTCAATCTGATGGAAAGATCATCCTAGGAGGAGCATTTACAAAGTATAAGAGTATATCTAAGAATTATTTGGTAAGGATTAACAGCGATGGAACGATTGATAATAATTTTGCTATGGGGACTGGGGCTGATGAGGATATCCACTCTGTAACTATACAGAAAGATGGAAAGATAATTATAGGGGGAGAATTTAATACCTTCAATAAAAATTTAGAAAAATACCTTAGCAGATTAAACGCAGATGGTACCGATGATCCTACCTTTAGCTTGGAAATAGGGCCTAATTTACCTGTATTTGCTACCGAATTAGATGCTGATAGTAAAATTTTAATTGGGGGTTATTTCTTACGTTATGCGGATTTGGAACATCCACATTTGGTTCGCTTAAATGGATCTTTATCACCGGTTGCAAACGTTTTAGATGCAGGATTTAATAAGGTATTTAAATTATACCCTAACCCTGCTTTAACTAATATAACTCTTGAACTGCCTGAGTCAAGTGAGGGGGCAGAGTTAAAAATTATCTCAAGCTCAGGAGCCTTGAAGAAGAGCATTGTTTTATCTGACATGATGAATACTATAGACATCAAGGAGCTTGAAAAAGGGATTTATTTTTATGAAGTTTGGTCTCAAGAGGCAAAGAAGATAAATGGGAAGTTGATAGTTCAGTAA
- a CDS encoding aconitate hydratase, translating into MKKPLNVTQKLIQSHLVKGEMIPGTEIGIRIDQTLTQDATGTMVMLELEAMGISKIKTELSVQYVDHNLLQEDFKNADDHLFLRTAAQKFGLWYSRAGNGVSHPVHMERFGIPGKSMAGSDSHTPAAGAIGMLALGAGGLDVAFSMAGEPLHFKMPRIMGVKLVGKLPDWVSAKDIILEMLRRYGVNGGRGIIFEYYGPGLESLSAMDRHVIANMGTELGATTTVFPSDHEVKRFLKVQEREKDWVEIVADQGASYDLADEINLSELEPLIACPSSPGNVVKVKDVAGTPISQVVIGSSANPGIRDFWIAGEIVKDKTINPSISLDINPTSRQVIENLIQMGSLANLVKSGARFHQAGCLGCIGMGQAPAYGKNSLRTVPRNFPGRSGTLDDKVYLCSPETAAASALTGAITDPRDMEHLYGMKYPHYKNSEKEIINTSMLLAPSAGTSGELEKGPNIKSFPDFSPLPDTFEAPVLLKMGDNISTDEILKAGVKVLSYRSNIPEISKWSFNIIDSQFYVKAIKAQETYGGHIVVAGHNYAQGSSREHAAIAPRYIGQIAVIAKSYARLGWQNLINFGIIPFEFINESDYDTIDPNDEIRISGITDSFLKNTEHVALNMTKNLKYRLTHGLSERQTEVLLHGGIINFHKSRELVHSKG; encoded by the coding sequence ATGAAAAAGCCCTTAAACGTTACCCAGAAATTAATTCAGTCTCATCTTGTAAAGGGAGAAATGATTCCCGGAACTGAAATAGGTATTCGCATCGATCAAACCCTTACTCAGGATGCTACCGGCACCATGGTCATGTTGGAACTGGAAGCGATGGGAATTTCAAAAATTAAAACCGAATTATCCGTTCAATATGTAGATCATAATCTGCTTCAGGAAGATTTTAAAAACGCTGATGACCATTTATTTTTAAGAACTGCAGCACAGAAATTCGGCCTTTGGTACAGCAGAGCCGGCAATGGAGTAAGTCATCCGGTGCATATGGAAAGATTTGGTATCCCGGGAAAATCTATGGCTGGCTCCGACAGTCATACTCCTGCAGCCGGTGCCATTGGTATGCTTGCATTGGGTGCCGGGGGACTGGATGTTGCATTTTCAATGGCAGGTGAACCATTACATTTCAAGATGCCCAGAATCATGGGAGTTAAGCTGGTTGGAAAACTACCTGACTGGGTAAGTGCAAAAGATATCATCCTTGAAATGCTCAGGCGTTATGGAGTTAATGGAGGAAGAGGAATTATCTTTGAATATTACGGTCCAGGATTAGAAAGCCTTTCTGCAATGGATCGACACGTAATTGCCAATATGGGTACGGAACTTGGGGCTACTACAACTGTTTTCCCTTCTGATCATGAAGTAAAAAGATTTCTGAAAGTTCAGGAAAGAGAAAAGGACTGGGTTGAAATTGTTGCTGACCAGGGAGCTTCTTATGATCTTGCCGATGAAATTAATTTATCAGAGCTGGAGCCTTTGATAGCTTGTCCAAGCAGTCCGGGAAATGTTGTAAAGGTTAAAGACGTTGCCGGAACTCCGATCTCTCAGGTTGTTATCGGTTCATCTGCAAACCCTGGTATCCGTGATTTCTGGATTGCAGGTGAAATAGTTAAAGATAAGACAATAAATCCATCTATATCCCTTGACATTAATCCTACCTCCAGACAAGTTATAGAAAATCTTATTCAGATGGGCTCCCTTGCCAATCTGGTAAAGTCAGGAGCCAGATTTCATCAGGCAGGCTGCTTGGGTTGTATAGGCATGGGACAAGCTCCTGCCTACGGAAAAAATAGCCTGAGAACGGTACCGAGAAACTTCCCTGGACGTTCCGGGACTCTTGATGATAAAGTCTATCTTTGCAGCCCCGAAACCGCAGCTGCTTCAGCTCTCACAGGCGCAATTACTGACCCAAGAGATATGGAGCACTTATATGGAATGAAATATCCACATTACAAGAATTCTGAAAAAGAAATTATAAACACCTCAATGCTACTTGCCCCATCTGCAGGAACAAGCGGGGAATTGGAAAAAGGTCCCAACATTAAATCTTTCCCTGATTTCAGTCCACTCCCAGATACATTTGAAGCCCCTGTTCTACTTAAGATGGGCGATAATATCTCTACGGATGAAATTCTGAAAGCAGGAGTTAAAGTGCTTTCCTATCGTAGCAACATTCCTGAAATAAGTAAGTGGAGTTTTAATATAATAGACAGTCAGTTTTATGTTAAAGCGATTAAAGCACAGGAAACTTATGGAGGACATATAGTAGTAGCCGGGCATAACTATGCTCAGGGATCAAGCAGAGAGCATGCAGCAATAGCTCCCAGATATATCGGACAAATTGCAGTCATCGCTAAAAGCTATGCACGCCTTGGCTGGCAGAATCTGATCAATTTCGGAATTATTCCATTTGAATTCATAAATGAATCAGATTATGATACCATTGATCCGAATGATGAAATCAGAATATCAGGAATAACTGACAGCTTCTTAAAAAACACCGAGCATGTTGCTCTGAATATGACTAAAAATCTTAAATATCGTTTAACCCATGGTCTGAGCGAAAGACAGACGGAAGTACTTCTTCATGGAGGAATCATCAATTTTCACAAAAGCAGAGAACTTGTGCATTCGAAAGGCTAG
- a CDS encoding DsrE family protein: MTLQNKNKSKAIILTILISISLWHSSFVLRPVTGNDTLIGKDKDLINYAVLISQPNHIKAVVNTAEAITKDSKYKRDTLVVMACAKSVEVFVKDNEFADMILKGKAAGIHFKVCGMSLHQFNIDPATLIEGIDIVPNGLTYLFDLQMKGYKTVEL; encoded by the coding sequence ATGACCTTACAAAATAAAAATAAGTCAAAAGCAATTATACTGACCATTTTAATCAGTATCTCTTTATGGCATTCGTCATTTGTATTAAGGCCTGTAACAGGGAACGATACATTAATAGGCAAAGACAAAGATTTGATAAACTATGCTGTTCTTATCAGTCAACCTAATCATATAAAAGCAGTCGTTAACACCGCTGAAGCGATAACAAAAGACAGTAAATACAAGCGAGATACATTGGTTGTTATGGCCTGCGCCAAATCCGTAGAAGTGTTTGTGAAAGATAATGAATTTGCTGATATGATTCTGAAAGGAAAAGCCGCTGGTATACATTTTAAGGTATGTGGCATGTCTCTTCACCAATTCAATATTGATCCTGCTACATTAATAGAGGGAATTGATATTGTTCCCAATGGACTTACCTACTTGTTTGATTTGCAGATGAAAGGTTATAAAACCGTGGAGTTGTAA
- a CDS encoding alpha/beta fold hydrolase, with protein sequence MRWLDTKEYPFTSNYFELNGHKLHYIDEGQGETILFVHGTPSWSFDFRNVIKRLKSDFRCIAIDHIGFGLSDKPEYYDYSTQNHSKTLESFVNYKGLQNVTLLVHDFGGPIGLNFAIRHPEKVKNIIILNSWLWSSKDDPKFIKLSKILKSPLLPFLYRYFNFSPRYILPKSFGDHKLPKQLLKQYTKPFANSTQRNGTQAFAQSLLHDQNWFQELWNKKEAIAEKPVLFIWGMKDPVIKPKYLDKFSSGFTNSKITRLETSGHFPQEEQPDIVAQSVLEFLRER encoded by the coding sequence ATGCGCTGGCTTGATACAAAGGAATATCCGTTTACTTCAAATTACTTTGAATTAAATGGGCACAAACTTCATTACATTGATGAAGGACAAGGAGAAACGATTTTGTTCGTTCATGGAACTCCTTCCTGGAGTTTTGACTTTCGGAATGTCATCAAAAGACTCAAATCCGATTTTCGCTGTATAGCCATTGATCACATAGGTTTCGGACTGTCTGACAAACCTGAATATTATGATTACTCCACACAAAACCACAGTAAAACACTTGAAAGTTTTGTTAATTATAAAGGCCTTCAAAATGTCACTTTACTTGTGCATGACTTCGGCGGTCCAATCGGCTTAAACTTCGCAATCAGACATCCTGAAAAAGTAAAAAATATTATTATACTCAACTCCTGGTTATGGAGCAGCAAAGATGATCCGAAGTTTATTAAATTAAGTAAAATACTTAAAAGCCCTTTGCTCCCTTTCTTATACCGTTACTTTAATTTTTCACCTCGTTATATCTTGCCCAAATCATTTGGAGACCATAAGCTGCCAAAGCAATTGTTAAAGCAATACACCAAACCTTTTGCCAATAGCACACAGCGTAATGGAACACAGGCTTTCGCTCAATCATTGCTTCATGATCAAAACTGGTTTCAGGAATTATGGAATAAAAAAGAAGCCATAGCAGAAAAACCTGTTTTATTCATCTGGGGAATGAAAGATCCTGTTATCAAGCCAAAATACCTTGACAAATTTTCTTCAGGATTTACAAATTCCAAAATAACCAGACTTGAAACAAGCGGACATTTTCCTCAGGAAGAACAGCCTGATATTGTGGCACAATCAGTATTGGAGTTTCTGAGAGAACGATAA
- a CDS encoding TQO small subunit DoxD, whose translation MEAFKISDKNTLYQSSSSAVLLTGLRWVTGWLFFSAFWRRLILENKLDPDGIGYVGEKFNHFFPNAIIVKPMIHFLITHPDFLQIFLFVFTIIEALVGLGLLLGLFTRASALGVFLLSLGILFGAGWLGTTCLDEWQIGVLGTIAGLVMMVAGADKFSLDRWLLSKFPGLNDKKWIQYVGSGDINLSNKAFTFFSLFIAVFSLAITLYTNQVFHGGVWGKLHNLSLKPNIVISDVKYDKARGLSFDLFRDQGIDTYGAFITRISLKDKNGNVIKEYLYNELSEIPGQNIDNYYITKVKTGKNSLIIPLGAKAKVTFPMDITEGGNYFIEVEDISGKVWQHSFKIQKVI comes from the coding sequence ATGGAAGCATTTAAAATATCAGATAAAAATACTCTATACCAATCATCCTCTTCAGCGGTTTTGCTGACAGGACTAAGATGGGTTACCGGCTGGCTCTTCTTCTCTGCTTTCTGGAGAAGATTGATTCTGGAAAATAAATTAGATCCAGATGGAATAGGCTATGTGGGAGAGAAGTTTAATCACTTCTTTCCAAACGCCATTATCGTTAAGCCCATGATTCATTTCCTGATCACTCATCCTGATTTCCTGCAAATATTTCTATTCGTATTTACAATCATTGAAGCACTGGTGGGGCTGGGTTTATTGCTTGGATTATTTACCAGAGCCTCTGCATTAGGAGTCTTTTTGCTATCGCTGGGAATCTTATTTGGTGCAGGATGGCTTGGAACAACTTGCCTGGATGAATGGCAGATTGGTGTTCTGGGTACTATAGCAGGGTTGGTTATGATGGTAGCAGGTGCAGATAAATTCTCTTTAGATAGGTGGCTTCTTTCAAAATTCCCCGGTTTAAATGATAAAAAATGGATTCAATATGTGGGGTCAGGTGATATTAATTTGAGTAATAAAGCATTTACATTCTTCTCTTTGTTCATCGCTGTATTTTCTCTGGCCATAACTTTATATACCAATCAAGTCTTTCATGGGGGCGTATGGGGCAAACTTCATAATCTTTCATTGAAACCGAATATTGTAATTTCAGACGTAAAGTACGATAAAGCCCGAGGTCTAAGTTTTGATCTGTTTCGCGATCAGGGAATTGATACTTATGGTGCATTTATCACAAGGATTTCGTTGAAAGATAAGAATGGGAATGTTATTAAAGAGTATTTGTATAATGAGCTTTCTGAAATACCTGGTCAGAATATTGATAATTATTATATTACCAAGGTGAAAACAGGCAAAAATAGTTTGATCATTCCCTTAGGAGCCAAAGCAAAAGTTACTTTTCCAATGGACATTACAGAAGGGGGAAATTATTTTATTGAAGTGGAGGACATAAGCGGTAAGGTCTGGCAGCACAGTTTTAAAATTCAGAAAGTAATATAA